From Candidatus Neomarinimicrobiota bacterium, the proteins below share one genomic window:
- the pyrH gene encoding UMP kinase codes for MSDLPYQRILLKLSGEILAGENGTGIDPSVVSYFAREIKSVVDQGLEVCLVIGGGNIFRGGANTRNIERVTGDYMGMLGTVINALAIQDALEKSGIPTRVQTAISITQVAEPFIRRRAMRHLEKGRVLIFAAGTGNPFFTTDSAAALRAAEMNVDALLKGTKVDGVYDKDPVTHADAVRYTSLSYEEAIEQNLKVMDLSAIALCRENKIPIIVFNFKEPGHLLRVIKGEPIGTILGG; via the coding sequence GTGTCAGACCTTCCTTACCAACGGATTTTATTAAAACTGAGCGGAGAGATCCTGGCCGGTGAAAACGGGACGGGAATCGATCCCTCCGTTGTTTCCTATTTTGCCAGAGAGATTAAATCAGTCGTTGATCAGGGCCTCGAGGTCTGCCTGGTTATCGGTGGCGGAAATATCTTCAGAGGCGGTGCCAACACCCGGAATATCGAAAGAGTCACCGGCGATTACATGGGAATGCTGGGAACCGTGATCAACGCCCTGGCGATACAGGACGCCCTGGAGAAATCCGGCATCCCTACCCGGGTTCAAACGGCAATCAGTATCACACAGGTTGCCGAGCCGTTTATCCGAAGAAGGGCCATGCGACACCTGGAAAAAGGCCGGGTACTGATTTTTGCCGCGGGAACAGGAAATCCCTTTTTTACTACAGATTCAGCTGCAGCGCTTCGTGCCGCCGAGATGAATGTGGATGCGCTTCTTAAAGGGACTAAAGTTGACGGTGTCTATGATAAAGATCCTGTTACCCATGCCGATGCCGTCCGTTATACAAGCCTTAGCTATGAAGAAGCCATCGAACAGAATTTAAAAGTCATGGATTTGAGTGCCATTGCCCTGTGCCGTGAAAACAAGATCCCCATTATTGTCTTTAATTTTAAAGAACCCGGACACCTGCTCAGGGTTATCAAGGGTGAACCAATCGGAACAATCTTAGGAGGTTAA
- the tsf gene encoding translation elongation factor Ts, with the protein MTITAAMVKELRDKTGAGMMDCKKALNKTDGDLDKAVDYLRAQGIAKAEKKASRAVNEGLIHAYIHQGSKLGTLVEVNCETDFVANTPDFQNFVKDVAMQIAASAPLAVTREDVDPAIIEREKAIYKEQVINEGKPEHIAEKIVTGKLEKFYKENVLLEQPFFKDPEKNVETYLKETIGKLGENIQIARFSRFVLGENN; encoded by the coding sequence ATGACCATAACAGCCGCAATGGTAAAAGAGCTCCGGGATAAAACCGGTGCCGGAATGATGGACTGTAAAAAAGCCTTAAATAAAACAGACGGCGATTTGGATAAAGCCGTTGATTACCTTCGTGCCCAGGGAATTGCCAAAGCTGAGAAGAAAGCATCCCGTGCTGTAAACGAAGGGTTAATACATGCCTATATTCATCAGGGAAGCAAACTGGGAACGCTGGTCGAAGTCAATTGCGAAACCGATTTTGTGGCAAATACACCGGATTTTCAGAATTTTGTCAAAGATGTGGCTATGCAGATTGCTGCTTCCGCTCCCCTGGCAGTCACCCGTGAAGATGTGGATCCTGCAATCATTGAACGGGAAAAGGCCATTTACAAAGAACAGGTTATCAATGAGGGAAAACCCGAACATATCGCCGAAAAAATCGTAACCGGCAAACTGGAAAAATTCTATAAAGAAAATGTCCTTCTGGAACAGCCTTTTTTTAAAGATCCTGAAAAAAATGTTGAGACATACCTGAAAGAGACCATTGGCAAACTGGGTGAAAATATTCAGATCGCCCGTTTCTCACGGTTTGTTTTGGGAGAGAACAACTAA
- the rpsB gene encoding 30S ribosomal protein S2, whose translation MNTITIETLLGTGAHFGHLASKWNPAMKDYIFMEKNGIHIIDLKKTIQAMEEAAEFVSDLSRQGGEILFVGTKKQARSVIEDEAIRSKNHYITERWLGGTLTNFVTIKRSIRRMMQLQRDSESDDAWANLTKKEILGLMREKEKLESLHRGIKDMKKLPDALFIVDTVHEKIAVAEARKLDIPIIALLDTNADPSVIDYPIPANDDSIRTIQLITRRLADAALEGKSGKKEKVEEKTEEKIETAPKEKPQETVKATEEKETVADVEEVE comes from the coding sequence ATGAATACAATTACCATTGAAACATTATTAGGAACCGGTGCTCATTTCGGTCACCTGGCTTCAAAATGGAATCCCGCCATGAAGGATTATATCTTTATGGAGAAAAACGGGATTCATATTATTGATTTGAAAAAAACCATTCAGGCCATGGAAGAAGCGGCTGAATTTGTGAGCGACCTTTCCCGTCAGGGAGGAGAAATTCTCTTTGTGGGGACCAAGAAACAGGCCCGGTCAGTGATAGAAGATGAAGCCATCCGCAGCAAAAATCATTACATCACCGAACGCTGGCTTGGCGGAACCCTGACCAATTTTGTAACCATCAAGCGGTCTATCCGACGGATGATGCAGTTGCAAAGGGACAGTGAAAGTGATGATGCTTGGGCCAATCTGACAAAGAAAGAGATTTTGGGACTGATGCGGGAAAAGGAAAAGCTGGAATCCCTGCACCGGGGAATCAAGGATATGAAAAAACTCCCCGATGCTCTTTTCATTGTGGATACAGTCCATGAAAAGATTGCCGTAGCAGAAGCCCGGAAACTGGATATCCCCATCATTGCCCTGCTGGATACCAATGCCGACCCGTCGGTGATAGACTATCCCATCCCGGCCAATGATGATTCCATCCGGACCATTCAGCTGATCACCCGCCGACTGGCCGATGCCGCCCTGGAAGGGAAAAGCGGCAAAAAAGAGAAAGTTGAAGAAAAAACAGAAGAAAAAATTGAAACAGCCCCAAAAGAAAAACCTCAGGAAACAGTTAAAGCAACAGAAGAAAAAGAAACTGTAGCAGACGTGGAAGAGGTTGAATAA